One window of Xylocopa sonorina isolate GNS202 chromosome 9, iyXylSono1_principal, whole genome shotgun sequence genomic DNA carries:
- the LOC143426646 gene encoding carbohydrate sulfotransferase 9 isoform X2, which produces MLNDNTFVFIKSGVIACFHYHVLRITSVLSIEEMRNIRMRFNTRKNKLERYCQTISRVSTNLDNVLSNMIIDTTHGLSWCPIYKAASSTWMKHFATLGGVLTESAMELIRRNILQINTIVRKAFPRDRDVKKTYQKLNMTKRFLIVRHPFERLVSAYRDKLEHIEGRDYYYKRFGRHIAHKYHRYRKPNETKLEPTFTEFLRFIVEEKYFDEHWAPFIDTCEPCLIKYNYILKFDTFDVDQKFLIQELGLNEYLYEKNDLKNINPRGVTTTALVKQYMQNVPRSLLDQINKIYENDFKLFSYLPI; this is translated from the exons ATGCTGAATGACAACACATTTGTGTTCATTAAAAGTGGAGTAATTGCATGTTTTCACTATCATGTTCTCAGGATTACAA GCGTGCTTTCAATAGAAGAAAtgagaaacataagaatgcgattcaatactaggaaaaatAAACTAGAACGATACTGTCAAACCATTAGTAGAGTAAGCACAAATTTAGACAATGTATTGTCAAATATGATTATTGATAC AACACATGGACTATCATGGTGTCCCATTTATAAAGCTGCAAGTTCTACATGGATGAAACATTTTGCTACACTTGGAGGCGTGTTAACAGAATCAGCTATGGAATTGATTCGCAGAAACATTTTACAAATAAATACCATTGTCAGAAAGGCATTCCCACGTGATCGAGATGTGAAAAAAACATATCAA AAGTTaaatatgacaaaaagatttctgaTTGTACGTCATCCGTTTGAACGTCTTGTGTCCGCATACAGAGATAAATTGGAACATATAGAAGGAAGAGACTACTATTACAAAAGATTTGGACGCCATATTGCCCACAAATATCACAGATATAGGAAACCAAACGAAACAAAACTAGAACCCACATTTACAGAGTTTCTTCGGTTCAtagttgaagaaaaatatttcgaTGAACATTGGGCACCGTTTATAGATACTTGTGAACCATGTTTAATTAAGTACAACTACATTTTAAAATTCGATACCTTTGATGTAGATCAAAAGTTCCTGATACAAGAATTAGGTTTGAACGAATACTTGTATGAAAAAAAtgatttgaaaaatataaatcCACGTGGAGTCACGACTACTGCTTTGGTTAAACAATATATGCAAAATGTTCCTAGGTCACTGCTTGATCAGATAAACAAAATTTATGAAAATGATTTTAAACTTTTTTCCTATTTACCCATATAA
- the LOC143426646 gene encoding carbohydrate sulfotransferase 9 isoform X1 translates to MFSGLQRQLTLLKLVTIFVIIFMSFILLLSLLCNSCLRINKHLKTANYIDKENYKHNRAVSNKSIIGVLSIEEMRNIRMRFNTRKNKLERYCQTISRVSTNLDNVLSNMIIDTTHGLSWCPIYKAASSTWMKHFATLGGVLTESAMELIRRNILQINTIVRKAFPRDRDVKKTYQKLNMTKRFLIVRHPFERLVSAYRDKLEHIEGRDYYYKRFGRHIAHKYHRYRKPNETKLEPTFTEFLRFIVEEKYFDEHWAPFIDTCEPCLIKYNYILKFDTFDVDQKFLIQELGLNEYLYEKNDLKNINPRGVTTTALVKQYMQNVPRSLLDQINKIYENDFKLFSYLPI, encoded by the exons ATGTTCTCAGGATTACAA AGGCAACTTACATTGTTAAAGTTAGTTACGATATttgttataatatttatgtcaTTCATACTATTATTAAGTTTGCTATGCAACTCATGTTTACGCATAAACAAACATTTAAAGACTGCAAATTATATCGATAAAGAGAATTACAAGCACAATAGGGCAGTAAGCAATAAATCTATTATAGGCGTGCTTTCAATAGAAGAAAtgagaaacataagaatgcgattcaatactaggaaaaatAAACTAGAACGATACTGTCAAACCATTAGTAGAGTAAGCACAAATTTAGACAATGTATTGTCAAATATGATTATTGATAC AACACATGGACTATCATGGTGTCCCATTTATAAAGCTGCAAGTTCTACATGGATGAAACATTTTGCTACACTTGGAGGCGTGTTAACAGAATCAGCTATGGAATTGATTCGCAGAAACATTTTACAAATAAATACCATTGTCAGAAAGGCATTCCCACGTGATCGAGATGTGAAAAAAACATATCAA AAGTTaaatatgacaaaaagatttctgaTTGTACGTCATCCGTTTGAACGTCTTGTGTCCGCATACAGAGATAAATTGGAACATATAGAAGGAAGAGACTACTATTACAAAAGATTTGGACGCCATATTGCCCACAAATATCACAGATATAGGAAACCAAACGAAACAAAACTAGAACCCACATTTACAGAGTTTCTTCGGTTCAtagttgaagaaaaatatttcgaTGAACATTGGGCACCGTTTATAGATACTTGTGAACCATGTTTAATTAAGTACAACTACATTTTAAAATTCGATACCTTTGATGTAGATCAAAAGTTCCTGATACAAGAATTAGGTTTGAACGAATACTTGTATGAAAAAAAtgatttgaaaaatataaatcCACGTGGAGTCACGACTACTGCTTTGGTTAAACAATATATGCAAAATGTTCCTAGGTCACTGCTTGATCAGATAAACAAAATTTATGAAAATGATTTTAAACTTTTTTCCTATTTACCCATATAA
- the LOC143426724 gene encoding ubiquitin-protein ligase E3C isoform X1 produces MLLKRNRNNMYSFEGDYRRKPQQNLAGASRRDEKSVLLQHAQLERLKREEQRKRHNAALKIQALVRGFIVRKRMKIIKRKEYDEEQQASGRRNLTLEELKIYLQKLLFFYNHTVDASRLVWMLQHFLKHQQEIKQKCVNCPEWLWRLRWILRMCMRHNSEALLNGAYSLAIPLRALETFTSREDAEQILCANSFKYLENIFTYLIKHKYFDQLRKLIDNKVPSMLEPTSVAPTPISKYLVDMIKRPLDLISFLEQEDKFSILVLQELCRSILSPRMSDPIKMFIIPSLSEFKEFPYIQLIKCINRIEIEPTISLLYSILSLESNQFSTCKSKNVLINYLQVLASMSSTIIPLAVDVDIEDGDDSDSESNANMIDQDQADILHECIEMLNEEQRVQGILLAVDRSKDPAVLQPLCQLCHRLLITDKLAIHKYKLLYMLAFKPAFLQNLWAALLSVCQTSLFGGATPLLQIIPRGIGLSAEDTKKIVPLLAVFCSLFSLLIATLHDTEFFIQEQPLDTNGQQAMPFTTSELILLSSHLKDVCLGLVELAFPDSRPTIRDDYKSAVLGPSCPIQNEQDTQMWTHLFKVTVGLLHQLHMRDLRRQFCPDGHWIASNIVIPIDKPQDFTFRRHRLRGYVPFQGLRVFTREELEEGPPLSSKEVRTLTLLREIPFVVPFNDRVVVFQSLIYRDKTEQQGELTHFMQGPSIRISVRRNYLYEDSFEKLTPENEPELRLKMRVQLFNTAGLQEAGVDGGGLFREFLSELLKTSFDPNRGFFRLTKDNMLYPNPTVQLLVDDFTKHYYFIGRILGKALYENLLVELPFAEFFLSKIVGRQSDVDVHHLASLDPIMYRNLLYLKSYKDDVADLGLDFTILSDELGERRIDELKPGGANIPVTNYNRIEYIHLMADYKLNKQIRAQCYAFKQGIGNVIPLDWLQMFNNKELQVLISGAQIPVDVNDLKLHTNYTGGYAPDHPTITAFWKVVNEFNDQQKGQLLKFVTSCSRPPLLGFKELDPPFCIQHAGDVDHLPTSSTCMNLLKLPEFPDEKTLREKLLYAIQAGAGFELS; encoded by the exons ATGCTTTTAAAAAGGAATCGAAACAACATGTACAGCTTTGAGGGTGATTATAGACGCAAACCACAACAAAATTTAGCTGGCGCTAGTAGAAGGGATGAGAAATCAGTTCTGTTACAACATGCTCAATTGGAACGATTGAAAAGGGAGGAGCAGCGTAAACGACACAATGCGGCATTGAAAATTCAGGCACTTGTACGTGGCTTCATTGTAAGAAAACGCATGAAAATAATTAAGAGAAAAGAGTATGACGAAGAACAACAAGCCAGTGGTCGCAGAAACCTAACTCTAGAAGAGTTAAAGATATATcttcaaaaattattattctttTATAATCACACTGTGGATGCCAGCAGATTGGTTTGGATGCTTCAACACTTTTTGAAACATCAACAAGAAATAAAACAGAAATGTGTAAATTGTCCCGAATGGTTATGGAGATTAAG ATGGATTCTTcgtatgtgtatgcgacacAATTCAGAAGCCTTACTGAATGGGGCTTATTCATTGGCTATACCATTGAGAGCATTAGAAACATTCACAAGTCGAGAAGATGCTGAACAAATTTTATGCGCGAATAGTTTTAAATATTTAGAAAATATCTTTACTTATTTGATTAAGCATAAATACTTTGATCAATTAAGAAAATTAATAGATAATAAAGTCCCATCTATGTTGGAACCAACGTCTGTTGCACCAACTCCAATCTCAAAATATTTAGTGGATATGATTAAGCGACCATTAGACTTAATTTCTTTTCTAGAGCAGGAAGATAAATTTTCTATACTTGTTCTACAAGAACTTTGTAGAAGTATATTATCTCCAAGAATGTCTGATCCGATTAAAATGTTTATCATTCCATCGCTGTCCGAATTTAAAGAATTTCCCTATATTCAACTAATTAAATGTATTAATAGAATCGAAATAGAACCAACTATAAGTTTGCTTTATTCCATTTTATCTTTGGAATCGAATCAGTTTT CTACATGCAAATCTAAAAATGTTCTTATTAATTACTTACAAGTTCTCGCATCTATGAGTTCAACGATAATACCGTTGGCTGTCGATGTCGATATAGAGGACGGTGATGATTCGGACTCGGAGTCTAATGCAAACATGATCGATCAAGATCAAGCCGACATTTTGCATGAATGTATAGAAATGCTGAACGAAGAGCAACGTGTTCAAGGAATACTCTTAGCGGTAGATCGAAGCAAAGATCCTGCTGTATTACAACCACTGTGCCAACTCTGTCATCGTTTGTTGATTACCGACAAATTAGCCAttcataaatataaattattgtaTATGCTCGCTTTTAAGCCGGCATTCTTACAGAATTTGTGGGCTGCTCTATTGTCAGTTTGCCAAACATCATTATTTGGCGGAGCTACGCCTCTCTTACAAATCATACCACGTGGGATTGGCCTCTCTGCCGAAGATACGAAGAAAATAGTTCCATTATTAGCTGTATTTTGCTCACTATTCAGTCTACTTATCGCAACGTTACACGATACGGAATTTTTCATTCAAGAACAACCATTAGATACCAATGGACAACAAGCAATGCCGTTTACAACctcagaattgatattattgtcAAGTCATTTGAAGGATGTTTGCCTAGGTTTGGTTGAACTCGCGTTTCCCGATAGCAGACCGACTATACGGGACGACTATAAGAGTGCAGTTCTTGGACCATCGTGCCCCATACAAAATGAACAAGACACGCAAATGTGGACCCATTTATTCAAAGTAACAGTCGGGTTGTTACATCAGCTCCATATGCGAGATTTAAGACGACAATTTTGTCCAGATGGACACTGGATTGCTTCAAACATTGTAATACCAATCGATAAACCTCAAGATTTCACATTTCGCAGACATAGATTGAGGGGATACGTTCCCTTTCAAGGATTACGTGTGTTCACTCGCGAAGAATTAGAAGAAGGACCACCGCTTTCCTCGAAAGAAGTACGAACGTTGACGCTTCTTCGTGAAATACCGTTCGTTGTACCATTTAACGATCGAGTAGTGGTGTTTCAATCGTTGATCTATCGAGACAAAACAGAACAGCAAGGTGAACTGACGCATTTCATGCAAGGACCATCTATACGAATATCGGTAAGGAGAAACTATCTGTATGAGGActcatttgaaaaattaacaccGGAAAACGAGCCAGAATTGCGATTAAAAATGCGTGTGCAGCTTTTTAATACAGCTGGTTTACAAGAGGCTGGCGTAGATGGTGGTGGTCTGTTCAGAGAATTTTTATCGGAATTGTTAAAAACGAGCTTCGACCCTAACAGAGGCTTTTTCAGGCTCACCAAGGATAACATGTTATATCCAAATCCTACAGTACAGTTGCTGGTTGACgactttacgaagcattattattttattggTAGAATTCTTGGAAAAGCATTATATGAGAATTTGTTAGTCGAACTTCCGTTCGCAGAATTTTTCCTATCGAAAATCGTTGGTCGTCAGTCAGATGTCGATGTTCATCATTTAGCCTCCTTAGATCCGATTATGTATAGAAACCTGTTGTACCTAAAAAGCTACAAAGACGACGTTGCGGATCTCGGTCTGGATTTCACTATACTGTCGGACGAGCTAGGTGAAAGAAGAATCGATGAATTAAAACCAGGCGGTGCCAATATCCCTGTAACGAATTACAATCGTATcgaatacattcatttgatggccGATTATAAGTTGAATAAGCAGATTCGAGCGCAGTGTTACGCATTCAAGCAAGGTATCGGTAATGTAATTCCATTGGATTGGCTCCAAATGTTCAATAACAAGGAGCTGCAAGTTTTGATATCGGGTGCACAGATTCCGGTGGATGTGAATGACTTAAAATTACATACCAACTACACAGGAGGATACGCTCCTGATCATCCGACAATCACAGCGTTTTGGAAAGTGGTTAATGAATTCAACGATCAACAAAAAGGGCAATTACTCAAGTTTGTCACAAGCTGCAGTCGACCGCCTTTACTAGGATTTAAG GAACTTGATCCTCCATTTTGCATTCAACATGCCGGCGATGTTGATCATTTGCCAACCTCCAGTACCTGTATGAATCTATTGAAACTcccagagtttccagatgagaaAACTTTACGCGAGAAACTTTTATATGCGATACAAGCTGGTGCAGGTTTTGAATTGAGTTAA
- the LOC143426724 gene encoding ubiquitin-protein ligase E3C isoform X2, with the protein MLLKRNRNNMYSFEGDYRRKPQQNLAGASRRDEKSVLLQHAQLERLKREEQRKRHNAALKIQALVRGFIVRKRMKIIKRKEYDEEQQASGRRNLTLEELKIYLQKLLFFYNHTVDASRLVWMLQHFLKHQQEIKQKCVNCPEWLWRLRWILRMCMRHNSEALLNGAYSLAIPLRALETFTSREDAEQILCANSFKYLENIFTYLIKHKYFDQLRKLIDNKVPSMLEPTSVAPTPISKYLVDMIKRPLDLISFLEQEDKFSILVLQELCRSILSPRMSDPIKMFIIPSLSEFKEFPYIQLIKCINRIEIEPTISLLYSILSLESNQFSTCKSKNVLINYLQVLASMSSTIIPLAVDVDIEDGDDSDSESNANMIDQDQADILHECIEMLNEEQRVQGILLAVDRSKDPAVLQPLCQLCHRLLITDKLAIHKYKLLYMLAFKPAFLQNLWAALLSVCQTSLFGGATPLLQIIPRGIGLSAEDTKKIVPLLAVFCSLFSLLIATLHDTEFFIQEQPLDTNGQQAMPFTTSELILLSSHLKDVCLGLVELAFPDSRPTIRDDYKSAVLGPSCPIQNEQDTQMWTHLFKVTVGLLHQLHMRDLRRQFCPDGHWIASNIVIPIDKPQDFTFRRHRLRGYVPFQGLRVFTREELEEGPPLSSKEVRTLTLLREIPFVVPFNDRVVVFQSLIYRDKTEQQGELTHFMQGPSIRISVRRNYLYEDSFEKLTPENEPELRLKMRVQLFNTAGLQEAGVDGGGLFREFLSELLKTSFDPNRGFFRLTKDNMLYPNPTVQLLVDDFTKHYYFIGRILGKALYENLLVELPFAEFFLSKIVGRQSDVDVHHLASLDPIMYRNLLYLKSYKDDVADLGLDFTILSDELGERRIDELKPGGANIPVTNYNRIEYIHLMADYKLNKQIRAQCYAFKQDSGGCE; encoded by the exons ATGCTTTTAAAAAGGAATCGAAACAACATGTACAGCTTTGAGGGTGATTATAGACGCAAACCACAACAAAATTTAGCTGGCGCTAGTAGAAGGGATGAGAAATCAGTTCTGTTACAACATGCTCAATTGGAACGATTGAAAAGGGAGGAGCAGCGTAAACGACACAATGCGGCATTGAAAATTCAGGCACTTGTACGTGGCTTCATTGTAAGAAAACGCATGAAAATAATTAAGAGAAAAGAGTATGACGAAGAACAACAAGCCAGTGGTCGCAGAAACCTAACTCTAGAAGAGTTAAAGATATATcttcaaaaattattattctttTATAATCACACTGTGGATGCCAGCAGATTGGTTTGGATGCTTCAACACTTTTTGAAACATCAACAAGAAATAAAACAGAAATGTGTAAATTGTCCCGAATGGTTATGGAGATTAAG ATGGATTCTTcgtatgtgtatgcgacacAATTCAGAAGCCTTACTGAATGGGGCTTATTCATTGGCTATACCATTGAGAGCATTAGAAACATTCACAAGTCGAGAAGATGCTGAACAAATTTTATGCGCGAATAGTTTTAAATATTTAGAAAATATCTTTACTTATTTGATTAAGCATAAATACTTTGATCAATTAAGAAAATTAATAGATAATAAAGTCCCATCTATGTTGGAACCAACGTCTGTTGCACCAACTCCAATCTCAAAATATTTAGTGGATATGATTAAGCGACCATTAGACTTAATTTCTTTTCTAGAGCAGGAAGATAAATTTTCTATACTTGTTCTACAAGAACTTTGTAGAAGTATATTATCTCCAAGAATGTCTGATCCGATTAAAATGTTTATCATTCCATCGCTGTCCGAATTTAAAGAATTTCCCTATATTCAACTAATTAAATGTATTAATAGAATCGAAATAGAACCAACTATAAGTTTGCTTTATTCCATTTTATCTTTGGAATCGAATCAGTTTT CTACATGCAAATCTAAAAATGTTCTTATTAATTACTTACAAGTTCTCGCATCTATGAGTTCAACGATAATACCGTTGGCTGTCGATGTCGATATAGAGGACGGTGATGATTCGGACTCGGAGTCTAATGCAAACATGATCGATCAAGATCAAGCCGACATTTTGCATGAATGTATAGAAATGCTGAACGAAGAGCAACGTGTTCAAGGAATACTCTTAGCGGTAGATCGAAGCAAAGATCCTGCTGTATTACAACCACTGTGCCAACTCTGTCATCGTTTGTTGATTACCGACAAATTAGCCAttcataaatataaattattgtaTATGCTCGCTTTTAAGCCGGCATTCTTACAGAATTTGTGGGCTGCTCTATTGTCAGTTTGCCAAACATCATTATTTGGCGGAGCTACGCCTCTCTTACAAATCATACCACGTGGGATTGGCCTCTCTGCCGAAGATACGAAGAAAATAGTTCCATTATTAGCTGTATTTTGCTCACTATTCAGTCTACTTATCGCAACGTTACACGATACGGAATTTTTCATTCAAGAACAACCATTAGATACCAATGGACAACAAGCAATGCCGTTTACAACctcagaattgatattattgtcAAGTCATTTGAAGGATGTTTGCCTAGGTTTGGTTGAACTCGCGTTTCCCGATAGCAGACCGACTATACGGGACGACTATAAGAGTGCAGTTCTTGGACCATCGTGCCCCATACAAAATGAACAAGACACGCAAATGTGGACCCATTTATTCAAAGTAACAGTCGGGTTGTTACATCAGCTCCATATGCGAGATTTAAGACGACAATTTTGTCCAGATGGACACTGGATTGCTTCAAACATTGTAATACCAATCGATAAACCTCAAGATTTCACATTTCGCAGACATAGATTGAGGGGATACGTTCCCTTTCAAGGATTACGTGTGTTCACTCGCGAAGAATTAGAAGAAGGACCACCGCTTTCCTCGAAAGAAGTACGAACGTTGACGCTTCTTCGTGAAATACCGTTCGTTGTACCATTTAACGATCGAGTAGTGGTGTTTCAATCGTTGATCTATCGAGACAAAACAGAACAGCAAGGTGAACTGACGCATTTCATGCAAGGACCATCTATACGAATATCGGTAAGGAGAAACTATCTGTATGAGGActcatttgaaaaattaacaccGGAAAACGAGCCAGAATTGCGATTAAAAATGCGTGTGCAGCTTTTTAATACAGCTGGTTTACAAGAGGCTGGCGTAGATGGTGGTGGTCTGTTCAGAGAATTTTTATCGGAATTGTTAAAAACGAGCTTCGACCCTAACAGAGGCTTTTTCAGGCTCACCAAGGATAACATGTTATATCCAAATCCTACAGTACAGTTGCTGGTTGACgactttacgaagcattattattttattggTAGAATTCTTGGAAAAGCATTATATGAGAATTTGTTAGTCGAACTTCCGTTCGCAGAATTTTTCCTATCGAAAATCGTTGGTCGTCAGTCAGATGTCGATGTTCATCATTTAGCCTCCTTAGATCCGATTATGTATAGAAACCTGTTGTACCTAAAAAGCTACAAAGACGACGTTGCGGATCTCGGTCTGGATTTCACTATACTGTCGGACGAGCTAGGTGAAAGAAGAATCGATGAATTAAAACCAGGCGGTGCCAATATCCCTGTAACGAATTACAATCGTATcgaatacattcatttgatggccGATTATAAGTTGAATAAGCAGATTCGAGCGCAGTGTTACGCATTCAAGCAAG ATTCCGGTGGATGTGAATGA
- the Muskelin gene encoding muskelin 1: MASNENSNFQKVLEFKIYKCSSFSSSYVPENILVDKPSDQTSRWSSDIDTYPQFLILKLRFPSIVKTITFGKYEKTHVCNIKKFKVYGGLEPENMMELLENGLKNDSIPETFDLKHVLGNEENYFPVRYIKVVPLQSWGPSFNFSIWHVRLTGTDDIKIVKPSIEWLNAYRQKEVIRLCMKHFRKLEQVEIVETLQRVTGVPLEDPRLTGLYDLLVRKGDHVQAECFISNAVMMGFLNDYINAQTYRAVWTKLSFSDSKPGMRGGHQMVLDPTAELLYLFGGWDGKQDLSDLWVYNIASNKWTLICKDTEAMGGPSARSCHKMCLDPDRRQLFTLGKYLDAEYRTPENLKCDFFVYDIESNKWTQISEDTGAVGGPQLIFDHQMSMDVEKRTIYIFGGRVLVSSTNSEEHGMGSSSTEQIFSGLYSYHVPTGTWNRLACDIARPCPTNAPTIKSRAGHSMLFHPGLRKLYIFAGQRGKEDLSDFFTYEVDTNHIEHIFNDFGVKDSNHVPAAGFTQRATIDPELGEIYVLSGLSKEKGKRFDSVQNSFWVYSIKNNKWSCIYRNDNVGEQYWSKMQNYEPCPRYAHQLVYDHVQKVHFLFGGNPGRSCLPNLRLDDFWQLKLCKPSHEQILKKCKLLIRKHKFKELALNNSVEALEYLQTKVSEIIDHNDLEQTKEFQLLTSLLFREQSSLLGEATNPNNSDTILGNLVNMDTSSLYCSTTRDMHTLRTELYDKLTEFFPESSTQPRANLIDLLPL, translated from the exons ATGGCGTCCAACGAGAATAGCAATTTTCAGAAAGTTTTGGAGTTTAAAATTTACAAATGCTCCAGCTTTTCATCGTCTTACGTGCCAGA AAATATCCTTGTAGATAAACCATCGGATCAGACGTCGCGCTGGTCTTCCGATATTGACACATACCCACAG TTTCTTATATTAAAATTACGATTTCCCTCGATTGTGAAAACAATTACATTTGGTAAATATGAGAAAACTCATGTGTGTAATATAAAGAAATTTAAGGTGTACGGTGGCTTAGAGCCTGAGAATATGATGGAACTTCTAGAGAA TGGATTGAAAAATGACTCGATACCAGAAACTTTTGATTTAAAACATGTACTAGGAAATGAAGAAAATTACTTTCCAGTTAGGTATATAAAGGTTGTTCCACTACAATCCTGGGGTCCTAGTTTTAATTTCTCTATTTGGCATGTACGACTAACTGGCACGGACGATATTAAAATTGTAAAACCTAGTATCGAATGGCTTAATGCG TATCGGCAGAAAGAAGTAATAAGGCTGTGTATGAAACACTTCAGAAAACTTGAACAGGTAGAAATAGTAGAAACTCTGCAGAGGGTTACAGGTGTTCCCCTTGAAGATCCTAGACTAACTGGATTATATGATTTATTAGTTAGAAAGGGGGATCATGTGCAAGCTGAATGCTTTATAAGCAATGCTGTGATGA TGGGCTTCTTAAATGACTATATCAATGCTCAGACGTACAGAGCAGTTTGGACTAAATTATCATTTAGTGATTCTAAACCAGGAATGCGTGGAGGTCATCAAATGGTACTTGATCCAACTGCTGAACTTCTTTATCTTTTCGGAGGGTGGGACGGAAAGCAAGATCTTTCAGATTTATGGGTGTATAATATAGCTTCTAATAAATGGACTCTAATATGTAAAGATACAGAAGCTATG GGTGGTCCAAGTGCAAGATCTTGCCACAAAATGTGCCTTGATCCAGATCGCAGGCAGCTGTTTACTCTTGGTAAATACTTGGACGCGGAATATAGAACGCCAGAAAATTTAAAGTGCGATTTTTTTGTATACGATATTGAATCGAATAAATGGACGCAGATATCAGAAGATACAGGTGCTGTAGGAGGACCACAGCTGATCTTTGATCATCAAATGTCTATGGACGTAGAAAAACGGACTATTTACATTTTTGGCGGACGTGTTCTTGTTTCTTCAACAAA TTCCGAAGAACACGGTATGGGATCAAGTTCAACTGAACAAATTTTTTCGGGACTGTATTCTTACCACGTACCAACTGGTACTTGGAACAGACTTGCTTGCGATATTGCAAGACCATGTCCTACTAATGCACCAACTATTAAATCTAGAGCCGGTCACTCTATGCTATTCCATCCA GGATTGCGGAAGTTATATATTTTCGCAGGTCAAAGAGGTAAAGAAGATCTTAGCGATTTTTTTACATACGAAGTCGACACTAATCACATCGAACACATCTTTAATGATTTTGGTGTAAAAGATTCAAATCACGTTCCGGCAGCTGGTTTTACACAAAGAGCTACGATCGATCCGGAACTGGGAGAAATATATGTTTTATCG GGTTTGAGTAAGGAGAAAGGTAAAAGATTTGATAGTGTTCAAAATTCGTTCTGGGTATAtagtattaaaaataataagtgGTCCTGCATTTACCGAAATGACAATGTTGGAGAACAATATTGGAGTAAAATGCAAAATTACGAACCATGTCCACGATACGCTCATCAGTTAGTTTATGACCATGTGCAGAAG GTTCACTTTTTATTTGGAGGAAACCCTGGAAGATCTTGTCTTCCAAATTTACGACTCGATGATTTTTGGCAACTAAAACTATGCAAACCATCTCACGAGCAAATTTTAAAAAAATGCAAATtacttattaggaaacataaatTTAAAGAACTTGCTTTAAACAATAGTGTTGAAGCACTTGAATATTTACAGACCAAAGTATCGGAAATCATCGATCATAACGACTTGGAACAAACGAAAGAG TTTCAATTGTTAACATCACTCCTATTCAGAGAAcaaagttccttgctaggagaagcTACAAATCCAAATAATTCAGACACCATATTAGGAAATTTAGTTAACATGGACACATCGTCGTTGTATTGTTCAACTACGCGTGATATGCATACACTAAGAACAGAACTATACGATAAATTGACAGAATTCTTTCCCGAATCTTCGACACAACCTCGTGCTAATCTGATCGATCTTTTGCCATTATGA